In a genomic window of Miscanthus floridulus cultivar M001 unplaced genomic scaffold, ASM1932011v1 fs_148_1_2, whole genome shotgun sequence:
- the LOC136530503 gene encoding mannosylglycoprotein endo-beta-mannosidase isoform X1, translated as MAVAVGKRVLDTGWLAARSTEVALTGVQLTTTHPPAADPAPAAPWMSAAVPGTVLGTLLKNNLIPDPFYGLNNQAIVDIADAGREYYTFWFFTTFKCAPTANQHVTLNFRGINYSAEMYLNGHEEVLPKGMFRRHTIDITDILHPDGNNLLAVLVHPPDHPGKIPAEGGQGGDHEVSLTSFRLVLCRFILSHMICNCG; from the exons ATGGCCGTGGCCGTGGGGAAGCGGGTGCTCGACACGGGCTGGCTCGCCGCGCGTTCCACCGAGGTCGCGCTCACCGGCGTCCAGCTCACCACCACGCACCCGCCAGCAGCCGACCCCGCCCCCGCCGCGCCCTGGATGAGCGCCGCCGTCCCCGGCAC CGTGCTGGGGACGCTGCTCAAGAACAAcctgatccccgaccccttctaCGGGCTGAACAACCAGGCCATCGTCGACATCGCCGACGCCGGGAGGGAGTACTACACCTTTTGGTTCTTCACCACGTTCAAGTGTGCCCCG ACAGCAAATCAGCACGTGACTTTAAACTTCCGGGGAATAAACTACTCAGCCGAAATGTACTTAAATGGGCATGAGGAGGTACTACCAAAAGGAATGTTCCGAAGGCACACCATTGATATTACTGATATTCTCCATCCTGATGGTAACAATCTGCTTGCTGTCCTTGTTCATcctcctgatcatcctggcaaaATTCCTGCTGAGGGGGGCCAGGGTGGTGATCATGAGGTTAGTCTCACATCCTTCAGGTTAGTTTTATGTAGATTTATCCTTTCGCACATGATTTGCAATTGTGGATAA
- the LOC136530498 gene encoding uncharacterized mitochondrial protein AtMg00810-like — protein sequence MTDLGELHHFLGISVTRSSDGLFLSQRQYAVDLLQKAGMAECHSTSTPVDSRAKLSASAGAPVADPAVYRSLAGSLQYLTLTRPDLAYAVQQVCLFMHDPRGAHLALIKRILRYVKGTLSAGLHIGTGPVDKLIAYSDADWAGCPDSRRSTSGFCVFLGDSLVSWSSKRQTTVSRSSAEAEYRAVAHVVAECSDPVHHRRTKHIEIDIHFVREKVALGEVRVLHVPSRFQFADIMTKGLPVQLFDDFRSSLCIRNPDASTAGG from the exons ATGACGGACCTAGGGGAACTACATCACTTCCTGGGTATATCCGTCACTCGCTCCTCCGACGGCCTTTTCCTCAGCCAGCGGCAGTACGCCGTGGACCTTCTTCAGAAGGCGGGCATGGCCGAGTGTCACTCGACGTCGACACCTGTTGACTCTCGTGCCAAGCTCTCTGCCTCGGCGGGCGCCCCTGTCGCTGATCCCGCTGTGTACCGGAGCCTCGCCGGCTCTCTCCAGTACCTGACGCTCACTCGCCCCGACCTGGCCTATGCTGTCCAGCAAGTgtgcctcttcatgcatgaccCGCGCGGAGCTCACCTCGCGCTGATCAAGCGCATCCTTCGGTATGTGAAGGGCACCCTATCGGCTGGCCTCCACATCGGCACTGGGCCTGTCGACAAGCTGATTGCATACTCCGATGCTGACTGGGCAGGGTGCCCAGACTCCCGCCGCTCTACATCAGGCTTCTGCGTCTTCCTCGGCGACAGTCTGGTGTCCTGGTCGTCCAAACGGCAGACCACGGTATCCCGATCCAGTGCGGAGGCTGAGTACCGGGCTGTTGCTCACGTGGTTGCAGAGTGCT CCGACCCGGTCCACCACCGCCGTACCAAGCACATCGAGATTGACATCCACTTCGTCCGTGAGAAGGTGGCTCTTGGCGAGGTTCGAGTTCTCCATGTGCCGTCACGTTTTCAGTTTGCTGACATCATGACAAAGGGTTTGCCGGTTCAGCTGTTTGACGATTTTCGGTCCAGTCTCTGCATCCGGAATCCTGACGCTTCGACTGCGGGAGGCTGA
- the LOC136530503 gene encoding mannosylglycoprotein endo-beta-mannosidase isoform X2 yields the protein MAVAVGKRVLDTGWLAARSTEVALTGVQLTTTHPPAADPAPAAPWMSAAVPGTVLGTLLKNNLIPDPFYGLNNQAIVDIADAGREYYTFWFFTTFKCAPQIST from the exons ATGGCCGTGGCCGTGGGGAAGCGGGTGCTCGACACGGGCTGGCTCGCCGCGCGTTCCACCGAGGTCGCGCTCACCGGCGTCCAGCTCACCACCACGCACCCGCCAGCAGCCGACCCCGCCCCCGCCGCGCCCTGGATGAGCGCCGCCGTCCCCGGCAC CGTGCTGGGGACGCTGCTCAAGAACAAcctgatccccgaccccttctaCGGGCTGAACAACCAGGCCATCGTCGACATCGCCGACGCCGGGAGGGAGTACTACACCTTTTGGTTCTTCACCACGTTCAAGTGTGCCCCG CAAATCAGCACGTGA